A genomic stretch from Gemmatimonadaceae bacterium includes:
- a CDS encoding DUF4321 domain-containing protein, with amino-acid sequence MPPPRGAVRRGAVFHGIVLASGFIAGGLLTEVARKFLPPGAAKEFFTTGVTPSVGPLPIDMVIIKFALGPVALDVSLLSLVGVLIAYLIARSLF; translated from the coding sequence ATGCCGCCACCACGCGGAGCTGTAAGGCGCGGAGCCGTGTTTCACGGTATCGTTCTGGCAAGCGGTTTCATCGCCGGCGGCCTGCTCACGGAGGTCGCGCGAAAATTCCTTCCGCCAGGCGCCGCGAAGGAATTCTTCACGACCGGTGTAACCCCTTCGGTAGGGCCCCTGCCGATCGACATGGTAATCATCAAGTTCGCGCTTGGGCCGGTGGCGCTCGATGTATCACTGCTCAGTCTGGTCGGCGTACTTATCGCCTATCTGATTGCGCGTTCGCTCTTCTAG